CTCGGTCATCTTGAACAGCAAAGGCCATATAGTTGATAGCGCTATGGACCGACACGTCTTGGCCATGACAATCATCCGGCTCATCTCGGGTAGCATCGAAATTACCGCGGCCATCCTCATGTTCCGGCTGGGGAGCCTGGCCACGGCTTTCCGGATCAACGCCCTCCTGGGGTTGACCGGGCCGATCGTCTTCCTTTCGGCCAGCGCAGTGGGCCTCCTCGGTTTGGCCGGCAAGCTCTCCCTCGGCCGTCTGGTGATGGTTCTGGCCGGTATCCTCCTCATCCTCCTGGGGGTTCGGTGAGTACAGTG
The nucleotide sequence above comes from Bacillota bacterium. Encoded proteins:
- a CDS encoding DUF2619 domain-containing protein gives rise to the protein MTIIRLISGSIEITAAILMFRLGSLATAFRINALLGLTGPIVFLSASAVGLLGLAGKLSLGRLVMVLAGILLILLGVR